Proteins encoded within one genomic window of Streptomyces sp. NBC_00523:
- a CDS encoding TetR family transcriptional regulator, whose translation MSTPRTTLAERKRRLVSDELTESALQLLALKGFDAVTVDEIAAAAGVSKRTFFRYFASKEDVVVQFLADMGTGIRAELAARPAAEPPSVALRHAVWVPLGACADHGERALRVVRLILRTPALLARFLERQARWRDDLARELAERLGRDAEADLYPRLAAGMALDAFDAVLHHWSADGSTETPAELTDRAFAVIAPALDGS comes from the coding sequence GTGAGCACTCCCCGAACGACCCTGGCCGAGCGCAAGCGCCGGCTGGTCTCCGACGAACTGACCGAATCCGCCCTCCAGTTGCTGGCCCTGAAGGGCTTCGACGCGGTCACGGTGGACGAGATCGCGGCGGCGGCGGGTGTCTCCAAGCGGACGTTCTTCCGCTACTTCGCGTCCAAGGAGGACGTGGTCGTCCAGTTCCTCGCGGACATGGGCACCGGCATCCGCGCCGAGCTGGCCGCCCGCCCCGCCGCCGAGCCGCCCTCCGTCGCGCTGCGCCACGCGGTCTGGGTGCCGCTCGGCGCGTGCGCGGACCATGGGGAGCGCGCGCTGCGCGTCGTACGGCTGATCCTGCGCACGCCCGCGCTGCTGGCCCGCTTCCTGGAGCGCCAGGCGCGGTGGCGCGACGACCTCGCGCGGGAGCTGGCCGAGCGGCTGGGGCGCGACGCCGAGGCGGACCTCTACCCGAGGCTGGCGGCGGGCATGGCGCTGGACGCGTTCGACGCCGTGCTCCACCACTGGAGCGCCGACGGCTCGACGGAGACCCCGGCGGAGCTGACGGACCGCGCGTTCGCGGTGATCGCCCCGGCGCTGGACGGGTCCTAA
- a CDS encoding DUF1707 SHOCT-like domain-containing protein has protein sequence MRASDAERERVAEILREAVAEGRLEMEEFEQRLDSAYKARTHGELEPLVRDLPAVGSASSAPAVVRPRSGSAARWSERIGRPATSTGGFAFYGGFRRRGNWTVGKVFTAFAMWGGGTIDLREANFEARETVIRCFTIMGGIHVTVPPDLNVDVRGIGIMGGFGEHVKDESAPAPDAPRVRITGFALMGGVGVEHKRGKAEKQRLREAERGRLEKGEDRP, from the coding sequence ATGCGGGCCTCCGACGCCGAGCGTGAACGTGTTGCCGAGATCCTGCGCGAGGCGGTCGCCGAAGGGCGTCTGGAGATGGAGGAGTTCGAGCAGCGCCTCGACAGCGCCTACAAGGCGCGGACGCACGGGGAGCTGGAGCCACTCGTCCGCGATCTGCCGGCCGTCGGCTCCGCCTCGTCGGCGCCTGCCGTCGTGCGGCCCCGGTCGGGCTCGGCGGCCCGCTGGTCGGAGCGGATCGGGCGGCCGGCGACATCGACCGGGGGCTTCGCGTTCTACGGCGGTTTCCGCCGCCGGGGCAACTGGACGGTCGGCAAGGTGTTCACCGCGTTCGCGATGTGGGGCGGCGGCACCATCGACCTGCGCGAGGCGAACTTCGAGGCCCGCGAGACCGTGATCCGCTGCTTCACGATCATGGGCGGTATCCATGTGACGGTCCCGCCGGATCTGAACGTGGACGTCCGGGGCATCGGCATCATGGGGGGCTTCGGGGAGCACGTCAAGGACGAGTCGGCCCCCGCACCGGACGCGCCCCGGGTCCGGATCACCGGATTCGCGCTCATGGGCGGCGTCGGGGTGGAGCACAAGCGCGGCAAGGCGGAGAAGCAGCGGCTGCGGGAGGCGGAGCGCGGGCGCCTGGAGAAGGGCGAAGACAGGCCCTAG
- a CDS encoding DUF445 domain-containing protein — protein MERIDGTGRTERGTLPPGPGGRARPGGLASFAYTAADEEKRRGVRRMKTTATGLLLLVALVYVLATWAKNEGVSGWPGFVAAAAEAGMVGALADWFAVTALFKRPLGLPIPHTAIIPTKKDQLGASLGSFVGENFLSGDVVRDRIHSLGIGSRVGAWLAEPAHADRVTAELATALRGALTVLRDSDVQAVVGEAITRRANTAEIGPSLGKMLAKVVADGGHRKLVDLVCARAHDWLVLHGDSVMDAVQGGAPGWTPRFVDKRVGERVYKELLRFVTEMRDMPGHPARGSIDTFLADFGADLQTDSETRDRVERLKSEILGRGEVQDVIASAWASVRAMVIAAAEDEQSELRLRARASLMSLGARLATDERLRGKLEGWLEDAAAYVVTTYRTEITSLISDTVAGWDADQTSRKIEAHIGRDLQFIRINGTVVGALAGLAIYTVSWALWG, from the coding sequence ATGGAACGGATCGACGGGACCGGGCGGACCGAGCGGGGCACACTGCCTCCGGGGCCCGGTGGGAGGGCGAGACCCGGGGGGCTCGCCTCGTTCGCGTACACCGCGGCGGACGAGGAGAAGCGTCGTGGCGTACGCCGTATGAAGACCACGGCCACCGGCCTCCTTCTGCTGGTCGCGCTGGTGTACGTCCTCGCCACCTGGGCGAAGAACGAGGGGGTGAGCGGCTGGCCGGGCTTCGTCGCGGCGGCCGCCGAGGCGGGCATGGTGGGTGCGCTGGCCGACTGGTTCGCGGTCACCGCACTCTTCAAGCGTCCGCTCGGTCTGCCGATTCCGCACACCGCCATCATTCCCACCAAGAAGGACCAGCTCGGGGCATCCCTCGGTTCCTTCGTCGGCGAGAACTTTCTCTCCGGGGACGTCGTACGTGACCGGATTCACTCGCTGGGCATCGGCAGCCGGGTCGGCGCGTGGCTCGCGGAGCCGGCCCACGCGGACCGGGTCACGGCCGAACTGGCGACCGCGCTGCGCGGGGCGCTCACCGTCCTGCGGGACTCCGACGTCCAGGCCGTCGTCGGCGAGGCGATCACCCGGCGGGCCAACACGGCGGAGATCGGCCCGAGCCTCGGCAAGATGCTGGCGAAGGTCGTCGCGGACGGCGGCCACCGCAAGCTGGTCGACCTGGTCTGCGCCCGGGCCCACGACTGGCTCGTGCTGCACGGCGACTCGGTGATGGACGCGGTGCAGGGCGGGGCGCCGGGCTGGACGCCCCGGTTCGTGGACAAGCGGGTCGGGGAGCGGGTCTACAAGGAGCTGCTGCGCTTCGTCACCGAGATGCGGGACATGCCCGGGCACCCGGCGCGCGGCTCCATCGACACCTTCCTCGCGGACTTCGGGGCCGACCTCCAGACCGACTCGGAGACCCGGGACCGGGTGGAGCGCCTGAAGTCGGAGATCCTGGGGCGCGGCGAGGTCCAGGACGTCATCGCCTCGGCCTGGGCGTCGGTGCGCGCGATGGTGATCGCGGCGGCGGAGGACGAGCAGAGCGAGCTGCGGCTGCGCGCCCGGGCCTCCCTGATGTCGCTGGGCGCCCGGCTGGCCACGGACGAACGGCTCCGGGGGAAGCTGGAGGGCTGGCTGGAGGACGCGGCGGCGTACGTCGTGACGACGTACCGGACGGAGATCACGTCACTGATCAGCGACACGGTGGCCGGCTGGGACGCGGACCAGACCTCGCGGAAGATCGAGGCCCACATCGGGCGTGACCTGCAGTTCATCCGCATCAACGGCACGGTGGTGGGAGCGCTGGCGGGCCTGGCGATCTACACGGTGTCGTGGGCGCTGTGGGGGTAG
- a CDS encoding serine/threonine-protein kinase, whose protein sequence is MSGQQPRRGGASQVFQPLAGDDPTTIAGYRLAAKLGAGGMGKVYLSYTPGGRPVAIKVIRPEFGEDAEFRRRFAQEVQSAQRVQGLFTAPVIDADTKGAQPWLATAYVPGPSLADAVVEHGALPVEAVLLLIAGMAEALHVIHGAGIVHRDLKPSNVLLAADGPRVIDFGIAYAADATSLTGSGVTIGTPSFMAPEQAAGRKVTAATDIFALGQVAVFASTGTPAFGEGTSHGVLYRIVHEDPDLTGVPERLMELVGRCLAKNPEDRPSVAEVIQLCQTANAETVLRRPEDWLPQPVAADITVRAAAPAPVQTPPPPSAAPATPPVGAAPTAPAAPATPAAYSPTTPAPSTPPPGYGPPVTPAPGQGPAPVGPSAYGAPTAPSAQTPAYGYPAAQQPSYGYPGPGGGYPGGGVPPQSHVTQAVPQAPAPTPPKRRRGRAAAIAVVAALLVGVAGGGTAYFLSQKDDDKGSQSDTTAGDKNSPAPKASSTPSADPTGDVEGGAEQPEGQTPATSDPTPEDFTGINLTKGYHLTFGDDEIRPQDGEDDGYELTYDSGGYIEAESEGGKLILLDPGQAGSLDVCRAETRFASSIETSKLSKGRQVCVTTGTGHMALVTYQGHSPEDSPSDYITLDVTVWRNAMR, encoded by the coding sequence ATGAGCGGTCAGCAGCCACGCCGAGGCGGCGCCTCGCAGGTCTTCCAGCCCCTCGCGGGCGACGACCCCACCACCATCGCCGGATACCGGCTGGCCGCCAAGCTCGGCGCGGGCGGCATGGGCAAGGTGTATCTGTCGTACACACCCGGCGGGCGGCCCGTCGCGATCAAGGTGATCCGGCCGGAGTTCGGCGAGGACGCGGAGTTCCGGCGGCGGTTCGCGCAGGAGGTGCAGTCCGCGCAGCGCGTCCAGGGGCTGTTCACCGCGCCCGTGATCGACGCCGACACCAAGGGCGCCCAGCCGTGGCTCGCCACCGCGTACGTGCCGGGCCCGTCGCTCGCCGACGCGGTCGTGGAGCACGGCGCGCTGCCCGTCGAGGCGGTGCTGCTGCTGATCGCAGGCATGGCCGAGGCGCTGCACGTCATCCACGGGGCGGGGATCGTCCACCGCGACCTGAAGCCGTCCAACGTGCTGCTCGCGGCGGACGGGCCGCGCGTCATCGACTTCGGCATCGCGTACGCGGCCGACGCGACGTCGCTCACGGGCAGCGGGGTCACGATCGGCACCCCGTCGTTCATGGCGCCGGAGCAGGCCGCCGGGCGCAAGGTCACCGCCGCGACGGACATCTTCGCGCTCGGCCAGGTCGCGGTGTTCGCGTCGACCGGGACGCCCGCGTTCGGCGAGGGGACCTCGCACGGGGTGCTCTACCGGATCGTGCACGAGGACCCCGACCTCACGGGTGTGCCCGAGCGGCTGATGGAGCTCGTCGGGCGCTGCCTCGCGAAGAACCCGGAGGACCGGCCGTCGGTCGCCGAGGTCATCCAGCTCTGCCAGACCGCGAACGCGGAGACGGTGCTCCGGCGGCCGGAGGACTGGCTGCCGCAGCCGGTCGCGGCCGACATCACCGTACGGGCCGCCGCTCCGGCGCCCGTGCAGACGCCGCCGCCGCCGTCGGCCGCCCCGGCCACGCCGCCGGTGGGCGCCGCGCCCACGGCTCCGGCCGCGCCGGCCACTCCCGCCGCCTACTCCCCCACCACCCCGGCGCCGAGCACCCCGCCGCCGGGGTACGGGCCGCCGGTCACGCCCGCGCCCGGGCAGGGGCCGGCGCCGGTGGGGCCGAGCGCGTACGGTGCGCCCACGGCGCCCTCCGCGCAGACCCCGGCGTACGGGTACCCGGCCGCCCAGCAGCCGTCGTACGGGTATCCGGGCCCGGGGGGCGGGTACCCCGGCGGGGGCGTACCGCCGCAGTCGCACGTCACTCAGGCGGTGCCGCAGGCGCCCGCGCCGACTCCGCCCAAGCGGCGGCGGGGGCGGGCCGCGGCCATCGCGGTCGTGGCCGCGCTGCTGGTCGGGGTGGCCGGTGGGGGCACGGCGTACTTCCTGTCGCAGAAGGACGACGACAAGGGGTCGCAGAGCGACACCACCGCCGGTGACAAGAACTCGCCCGCGCCCAAGGCGAGTTCCACGCCCAGCGCGGATCCCACCGGGGACGTCGAGGGCGGCGCCGAGCAGCCCGAGGGGCAGACCCCCGCGACGTCGGACCCGACGCCGGAGGACTTCACCGGGATCAACCTCACCAAGGGCTACCACCTGACGTTCGGCGACGACGAGATCCGGCCGCAGGACGGTGAGGACGACGGCTACGAGCTGACGTACGACTCCGGCGGGTACATCGAGGCGGAGAGCGAGGGCGGCAAGCTGATCCTGCTCGACCCGGGGCAGGCGGGGTCGCTGGATGTGTGCCGGGCGGAGACGCGGTTTGCGAGCAGCATCGAGACGAGCAAGCTGTCCAAGGGGCGGCAGGTGTGTGTGACTACCGGGACCGGGCATATGGCGCTGGTGACGTATCAGGGGCACTCGCCGGAGGATTCGCCGAGTGACTACATCACGCTTGACGTGACGGTCTGGCGGAACGCGATGCGCTAG
- a CDS encoding dihydrofolate reductase family protein: MRKLVYFIAATLDGFIAGPDGADPSGPDGFWPIPEDYLKHLIAEYPETLPGPARAALGVTAEGTHFDTVVEGRRSYEIGLDAGITDAYPHLRHLVFSRTLGESPDPAVELVAGDPAARVRELKQEDGKDIWLVGGGELAGSVYAEIDTLIMKLSPTTIGAGIPLFGRNASFEPAAWALTDHTVLGSGAAYLTYQRASVES, from the coding sequence GTGCGCAAGCTGGTGTACTTCATCGCCGCCACCCTCGACGGCTTCATCGCCGGTCCGGACGGAGCCGATCCCAGCGGTCCGGACGGCTTCTGGCCCATCCCGGAGGACTACCTCAAGCACCTGATCGCGGAGTATCCGGAGACCCTGCCCGGCCCGGCGCGGGCCGCGCTCGGCGTGACGGCGGAGGGCACGCACTTCGACACGGTGGTGGAGGGCAGGCGCTCGTACGAGATCGGCCTCGACGCCGGAATCACGGACGCCTACCCGCATCTGCGGCACCTGGTGTTCTCCCGCACCCTGGGCGAGAGCCCGGACCCGGCCGTGGAGCTCGTCGCGGGCGATCCCGCCGCGCGCGTACGGGAGTTGAAGCAGGAGGACGGCAAGGACATCTGGCTCGTCGGCGGCGGCGAGCTGGCCGGCTCGGTCTACGCGGAGATCGACACGCTGATCATGAAGCTCAGCCCGACGACGATCGGCGCGGGCATCCCCCTGTTCGGCCGGAACGCGTCGTTCGAACCGGCGGCCTGGGCGCTCACGGACCACACGGTCCTGGGGAGCGGAGCGGCGTATCTGACGTACCAACGTGCCTCGGTGGAGAGCTGA
- a CDS encoding TetR/AcrR family transcriptional regulator has product MTGGQAIAATGRDAILRAARRAFTQRPYAEVTIRGIASDAGVSASLVVKHFGRKEELFNTVADFGPAAAELFDAPLDVLGRHMVVTLVTQRRALQSDPLLRVVFSLGNQDERSLLRDRFHEQVTAALTARLPGPDAALRAELLAGHLLGLGATLSLHREGAGASATPEHIADLYAPALQRLITG; this is encoded by the coding sequence ATGACCGGCGGCCAGGCCATCGCCGCGACGGGCCGCGACGCGATCCTGCGCGCCGCCCGGCGGGCGTTCACGCAGCGGCCGTACGCGGAGGTGACGATCCGGGGGATCGCGTCGGACGCGGGGGTCAGCGCGTCCCTGGTGGTCAAGCACTTCGGCCGCAAGGAGGAGCTGTTCAACACGGTGGCCGACTTCGGACCGGCCGCCGCCGAACTCTTCGACGCGCCGCTCGACGTCCTGGGCCGCCACATGGTGGTCACCCTGGTCACCCAGCGCCGGGCGCTCCAGTCCGACCCGCTGCTGCGCGTCGTCTTCTCCCTGGGCAACCAGGACGAACGCTCCCTGCTCCGCGACCGCTTCCACGAACAGGTCACCGCCGCGCTGACCGCCCGCCTCCCCGGCCCGGACGCCGCCCTCCGCGCGGAGCTCCTGGCCGGCCACCTGCTGGGCCTGGGCGCGACCTTGAGCCTCCACCGGGAGGGAGCGGGGGCGTCTGCGACGCCGGAGCACATCGCGGACCTGTACGCGCCGGCGCTGCAGCGGCTGATCACGGGCTGA
- a CDS encoding ABC transporter ATP-binding protein, which yields MSRDTGSGTAFIELDRLEKVFDVRRRTGFLRGERRQVRAVDGISFRVERGEMVGYIGPNGAGKSTTIKMLTGILTPSGGSLRVAGIDPSRERTRLAHRIGVVFGQRTTLWWDLPLRDSYRLMHRMYRVPDARFRANLERCVELLDLGELLDVPVRQLSLGQRMRGDIAAALLHDPEVLYLDEPTIGLDVVSKAKVRQFLRDLNAERGTTVLLTTHDLTDIEQLCSRVMVIDHGRLMYDGALAGLHEVGESERTLVVDLERELPPIRLESEPSVRTVKVEGPRQWLAFPASASAAPLVARIAAEYPLADLSVREPDIEAVIAKMYARERPGEPVT from the coding sequence ATGAGCAGGGACACGGGCAGCGGGACGGCCTTCATCGAGCTGGACCGGCTGGAGAAGGTCTTCGACGTCCGCCGCAGGACGGGGTTCCTGCGCGGCGAGCGGCGCCAGGTGCGGGCGGTCGACGGGATCAGCTTCCGGGTGGAGCGCGGCGAGATGGTCGGCTACATCGGGCCGAACGGGGCCGGGAAGTCGACCACGATCAAGATGCTGACGGGCATCCTCACGCCGAGCGGCGGCTCCCTGCGCGTCGCGGGCATCGACCCCTCGCGGGAGCGGACGCGGCTGGCGCACCGGATCGGGGTGGTCTTCGGCCAGCGCACGACGCTCTGGTGGGACCTGCCGCTGCGCGACTCGTACCGGCTGATGCACCGCATGTACCGGGTGCCGGACGCGCGCTTCCGGGCCAACCTGGAGCGGTGCGTCGAACTTCTGGATCTGGGTGAGCTGTTGGACGTACCGGTGCGTCAGCTGTCGCTGGGGCAGCGGATGCGCGGGGACATCGCGGCGGCGCTGCTGCACGACCCGGAGGTGCTGTATCTGGACGAGCCGACGATCGGCCTCGATGTGGTGTCCAAGGCCAAGGTGCGGCAGTTCCTGCGGGACCTGAACGCGGAGCGCGGGACGACGGTGCTGCTGACGACCCATGACCTCACGGACATCGAGCAGTTGTGCAGCCGGGTGATGGTGATCGACCACGGCCGGCTGATGTACGACGGTGCGCTGGCCGGGCTGCACGAGGTGGGGGAGAGCGAGCGCACGCTGGTGGTCGACCTGGAGCGCGAACTCCCCCCGATCCGGCTGGAGTCGGAGCCCTCGGTGCGGACGGTGAAGGTGGAGGGCCCGCGCCAGTGGCTGGCCTTCCCGGCGTCCGCTTCGGCGGCTCCGCTGGTGGCGCGGATCGCCGCGGAGTACCCGTTGGCGGACCTTTCGGTGCGGGAGCCGGACATCGAGGCGGTGATCGCGAAGATGTACGCGCGCGAGCGGCCAGGGGAGCCGGTGACGTGA
- a CDS encoding MFS transporter: protein MPADIPAPAAPSTPAAQAPHPRFAVGVLAFCGVVVAVMQTIVVPLLPHIPELTGATPAAASWLVTVTLLTGAVFTPVLGRVGDMYGKRRVLVASLAVLVVGSVLCGASSHIGVLITGRALQGAAIAVVPLGISILRDELPPERVLSAVALMSSTLGIGAAVGLPIAALVVENFDWHTMFWVSGVIGLIDIVLVLLFVPESPLRSRGRFDALGALGLSGALVCLLLAVTQGGDWGWTSGRTVGLLVAAVVVALIWGAYELRVATPMVDLRVSARPAVLLTNIAALLIGFAFYANSLVTAQMVQEPKATGYGLGASLVVSGLCLLPGGVAMVALSPVSARISAKHGPKVSLALAAGIIAAGYGVRYFTSHSLWLIIAGATVVASGTAIAYSALPALVMRGVPVSETGAANGLNTLMRSIGQAFCSATVAAVLANLTFQAGGRTAPTLHAYQLVFVIAAGAALLALLVTLMIPGRGPAGAGTVGESRKAPGTLTGGARPAGIQEGA from the coding sequence ATGCCCGCGGACATACCCGCCCCCGCCGCCCCCTCGACCCCCGCGGCCCAGGCCCCGCACCCGCGCTTCGCAGTGGGCGTGCTGGCCTTCTGCGGGGTCGTCGTCGCGGTCATGCAGACGATCGTCGTGCCCCTGCTCCCGCACATCCCCGAGCTGACCGGCGCCACCCCGGCCGCCGCGAGCTGGCTGGTGACCGTCACGCTGCTGACCGGCGCGGTGTTCACACCGGTGCTCGGCCGGGTCGGCGACATGTACGGGAAGCGGCGGGTGCTCGTCGCCTCCCTCGCGGTGCTCGTGGTGGGCTCGGTGCTCTGCGGGGCGAGCTCCCACATCGGCGTGCTGATCACCGGCCGCGCGCTCCAGGGCGCCGCGATCGCCGTCGTACCGCTGGGCATCAGCATCCTGCGCGACGAACTGCCGCCCGAGCGCGTGCTGTCCGCCGTCGCGCTGATGAGCTCGACGCTCGGCATCGGCGCCGCGGTGGGCCTGCCGATCGCCGCGCTGGTGGTGGAGAACTTCGACTGGCACACGATGTTCTGGGTCTCCGGCGTCATCGGCCTCATCGACATCGTGCTCGTCCTCCTCTTCGTACCGGAGTCCCCGCTGCGCAGCCGCGGCCGCTTCGACGCGCTCGGCGCCCTCGGTCTGTCCGGCGCGCTGGTCTGCCTGCTGCTCGCGGTGACGCAGGGCGGCGACTGGGGCTGGACCTCCGGCCGGACGGTCGGCCTGCTCGTGGCGGCCGTCGTGGTGGCGCTGATCTGGGGGGCGTACGAGCTCCGCGTCGCGACGCCCATGGTCGACCTGCGGGTCTCCGCCCGCCCGGCGGTCCTGCTCACCAACATCGCGGCGCTGCTCATCGGCTTCGCCTTCTACGCGAACTCCCTGGTCACCGCGCAGATGGTGCAGGAGCCCAAGGCGACCGGTTACGGGCTCGGCGCCTCGCTCGTCGTCAGCGGTCTGTGCCTGCTGCCGGGCGGGGTCGCCATGGTGGCGCTGTCCCCGGTCTCCGCCCGGATCTCCGCCAAGCACGGCCCGAAGGTCAGCCTGGCGCTTGCGGCGGGGATCATCGCCGCCGGTTACGGGGTGCGGTACTTCACCAGCCACAGCCTGTGGCTCATCATCGCGGGCGCCACGGTCGTCGCCTCCGGTACGGCCATCGCGTACTCGGCGCTCCCGGCCCTCGTGATGCGCGGGGTGCCGGTCAGCGAGACCGGGGCGGCGAACGGGCTGAACACCCTGATGCGGTCGATCGGCCAGGCGTTCTGCAGCGCGACGGTGGCCGCGGTCCTGGCGAACCTCACCTTCCAGGCGGGGGGCCGGACCGCGCCGACCCTCCACGCGTACCAGCTGGTCTTCGTCATCGCGGCGGGCGCGGCGCTGCTCGCCCTGCTGGTCACGCTCATGATCCCGGGCCGCGGGCCCGCCGGGGCGGGTACGGTCGGGGAGAGCCGCAAGGCGCCGGGCACCCTGACGGGGGGTGCGCGGCCGGCGGGGATCCAGGAGGGCGCATGA
- a CDS encoding oxidoreductase, whose product MTQQERWTAEHIPDQTGRVFVVTGANSGLGLATTRALARRGGHVILAVRDEAKGRRAAAGLTAAQPNARLEVRRIDLADLDSVRAFAEKLHADHARLDVLVNNAGVMAPPRTLSPQGHEVQFAANHLGHFALTGRLLDLLAAGTDPRVVTVSSPNHRKAHLYFDDLTGERRYSPMGYYNQSKLANAVFGHELHRRLTGAGSPVRSLLAHPGYTATGLQTGGPVALVSLMFGRVLKPLAQSPAQGALPQLYAATEPGVEGGEFIGPDGRGELHGAPTRVELAAAAADAATGRRLWEVSEEATGVRFAFPRSG is encoded by the coding sequence ATGACACAGCAGGAACGCTGGACCGCCGAACACATCCCGGACCAGACCGGGCGGGTCTTCGTCGTCACCGGGGCCAACAGCGGCCTCGGCCTGGCCACGACCCGGGCCCTCGCCCGCCGGGGCGGGCACGTGATCCTCGCCGTACGCGACGAGGCGAAGGGCCGCCGCGCGGCGGCCGGGCTGACCGCCGCGCAGCCGAATGCCCGGCTGGAGGTGCGCCGGATCGACCTGGCCGACCTCGATTCCGTACGCGCGTTCGCGGAGAAGCTGCACGCGGACCACGCGCGGCTCGACGTGCTCGTCAACAACGCCGGGGTGATGGCGCCGCCCCGGACGCTTTCCCCGCAGGGCCACGAGGTGCAGTTCGCGGCGAACCACCTGGGCCACTTCGCGCTCACCGGGCGGCTGCTGGACCTCCTGGCGGCGGGCACCGACCCCCGCGTGGTCACCGTCAGCTCGCCCAACCACCGCAAGGCGCACCTGTACTTCGACGACCTCACGGGCGAGCGGCGGTACTCGCCGATGGGCTACTACAACCAGTCCAAGCTGGCCAATGCCGTCTTCGGCCACGAGCTGCACCGCCGCCTCACCGGGGCCGGCAGCCCGGTCCGCAGCCTGCTCGCCCACCCCGGCTACACGGCCACCGGCCTCCAGACCGGCGGCCCCGTCGCCCTTGTGTCCCTGATGTTCGGCCGCGTACTCAAGCCGCTCGCCCAGTCCCCCGCCCAGGGGGCGCTGCCGCAGCTGTACGCGGCGACCGAACCGGGCGTGGAGGGAGGCGAGTTCATCGGGCCGGACGGCAGGGGTGAGCTGCACGGGGCGCCGACCCGGGTGGAGTTGGCCGCCGCAGCGGCCGACGCCGCGACGGGGCGGCGGTTGTGGGAGGTGTCGGAGGAGGCCACGGGCGTGCGGTTCGCATTCCCCCGGTCCGGCTGA
- a CDS encoding SGNH/GDSL hydrolase family protein produces MPRRQGYALLIALVAGTAALAAAVAFAGSLLFNGDRATAAAATAPQGVAHSPAAPAHSSGHWLATWAASPVAGVADPAQAEDQSSRVIRNVVHTSIGGTEARVTLSNLFGTQPLLIDRVTVNTRPVTFRGASSVTVAAGGQTVSDAVAVPVDADADLVVTLRTPTADGPVTTHPNSHQTSYTEGEGGTWSTTQWRYLTAVDVRGGDARATGTLVAFGDSLTAGSGSTTDANTRWPDALADRLHGRYAVVNEGIGGNRLLRDGIGPRALDRFERDVLGVSGAKTVVIALGINDIQALPRETDPARITGALRALAERAHARGLKVIGATLMPYRGSAVWTAGGDRVRQQVNAEIRAGGVFDEVLDFDRSLRDPAHPQQLRAPYDSGDHLHLNDAGYARLASLLDVDTLTGDEPKVDAL; encoded by the coding sequence ATGCCCAGGCGCCAGGGTTACGCCCTGCTCATAGCCCTCGTGGCGGGTACCGCCGCGCTCGCCGCAGCCGTGGCGTTCGCCGGTTCCCTGCTGTTCAACGGGGACAGGGCGACGGCCGCCGCCGCTACGGCCCCGCAGGGCGTGGCCCACAGCCCGGCCGCCCCGGCGCACTCCTCCGGGCACTGGCTCGCCACCTGGGCGGCGTCGCCCGTCGCGGGCGTGGCCGACCCGGCGCAGGCGGAGGACCAGAGCAGCCGCGTCATCCGCAACGTCGTGCACACCAGCATCGGCGGCACCGAGGCCCGTGTGACGCTGTCCAACCTGTTCGGTACGCAGCCCCTGCTCATCGACCGCGTCACCGTGAACACCCGCCCCGTGACGTTCCGGGGAGCCTCGTCCGTCACGGTCGCCGCCGGCGGGCAGACCGTCAGTGACGCCGTCGCCGTCCCGGTCGACGCGGACGCCGACCTCGTCGTCACCCTGCGCACCCCGACCGCCGACGGGCCGGTCACCACGCACCCCAACAGCCACCAGACCTCGTACACCGAGGGCGAGGGCGGCACCTGGTCCACCACCCAGTGGCGCTACCTCACCGCCGTCGACGTGCGGGGCGGCGACGCGCGGGCGACCGGGACCCTGGTCGCGTTCGGCGACTCGCTCACCGCCGGCTCCGGCTCCACCACCGACGCCAACACCCGCTGGCCGGACGCCCTCGCCGACCGGCTGCACGGCCGCTACGCGGTGGTCAACGAGGGCATCGGCGGCAACCGCCTCCTGCGCGACGGCATCGGCCCGCGCGCCCTCGACCGCTTCGAGCGCGACGTCCTCGGCGTCTCCGGCGCGAAGACCGTCGTCATCGCGCTCGGCATCAACGACATCCAGGCGCTCCCCAGGGAGACCGACCCCGCGCGGATCACCGGCGCCCTGCGCGCCCTCGCCGAGCGGGCCCACGCCCGGGGCCTGAAGGTCATCGGCGCGACCCTCATGCCGTACCGGGGCTCGGCGGTCTGGACAGCCGGCGGGGACCGGGTGCGGCAGCAGGTCAACGCGGAGATCCGGGCGGGCGGGGTCTTCGACGAGGTCCTCGACTTCGACCGGTCCCTGCGCGACCCGGCCCACCCTCAGCAGCTGCGCGCCCCGTACGACTCCGGCGACCACCTGCACCTCAACGACGCCGGATACGCCCGCCTGGCGTCACTGCTGGACGTGGACACCCTGACCGGGGACGAGCCGAAGGTCGACGCGCTCTGA